GGGATGTCGGCGGTCACGCCCCCAGTATCGAACACGCGTTCGATCTGGGCAAACGTCAGCCCCCGGCCGGGCGGCTCCCCACGTGCTAGCTGTCGACGGCGTCGGTCACGCGCTGCCAGCCGTCCAGGTCCGCGATCCGCGCCTCCAGGGCGGGACGCATGCCCGTCACGCTGGAGGCGCCGAGGGCCAGGCGCAGCGGAGGGTTGGGGCTGTCGACCGCGGTCCGGATGCCTGCGGCGATCCGCGCCGCGGCGGAGAACGCGGACGCCGGCAGCTCCCCGATGGCCTTCTGGACCTCGCGGACGGTCTGGTCGTAGTCGCCCAGGCCGTCCGCGACATCGAGGTTGGCGAGAAAGGGGGTCGCGGTCATCCCGGGCTGGATGATCGTGACCTTGATGCCGAGCGGTGCGACCTCGGCCGCGAGCGCGTCCGACAGTCCCTCGACCGCGTACTTGGTGGCGGCCAGCAGGCCCACGCCGGGATGGGCGGACTGCCCGTAGACCGACGAGCCCTGGAGGACGTGCCCCGACCGCTGGGCGCGGAGCACCGGCAGCGTCGCGCGGAGCACGTTGAGCACTCCGAAGACATTGGTGTCGAACACGGCGCGGACCTGCGTGTCGGAGGCTTCCTCAACGGCTCCGAACAGTCCGTATCCCGCGTTGTTGGCCACGACGTCGATGCGGCCGAACCGTGCGAGCGTGCCCTCCACCGCGTCCCGGACGGCCCGCTCGTCACGGACGTCCGCCTGGATGGGGAGCAGGCGCTCGCCGTGCGTGTGGGCCAGGTCGTCCAGCGGGGAGGTGTCGCGGGCGAGGGCCGAGACGGTGTCGCCGTTCTCCAGCGCCTGGAGCGTCAGTTCGCGGCCGATGCCGGACGTCGCGCCGGTGATCAGCCAGGTGCGGGGGCGGGTCTGCTGGTTGGATGCTTCGTTCATGTTGCGACCGTAAGCCGTTAGCTCGCAACGAGTCAACCTCGATCGACCCGGAGGTTGCCCACTAGCCGGATTAGCCCTGCTCGCGCTGATGTACTGTGGGGGGATGGTCACTGCGGCAGCCGGATCCCCCAAACCCAGCCCACGCACCGTCACGCCGACGGTGGAGACCGTTCTCGCGTTCGTGAACACGCGCGCGGACGGATCGGGTCGCCGGGAGCTGTTCGGGGACGGGGACTCGTTCGCGGCGTGGCTGGCGGAGCGCGACGAGTTCGGCGGCGAGACCGTGGCGACCGACGCCGACGCCGCGGTCGCGCGCGAGCTGCGTGATGCCCTGGTGACCGTGCTGCTCGCGCACTCGGGCGATGAGGAGAGCCTGGGTGAGCCGCTGCTGCGTGCCGAGCGGCACCTGCGGCGCGTGGGTGCGCTCTACCCGCTGGCGCCGGTGGTCACCGCCGGCGGGGTGGAGCTGGCCTCGCCGCAGGCGGGGGTGCCGCGCGTGTTCGGAACCGTCCTGGCCGCGGTGACGACGTTCGCGCAGACCAGCGAGTGGGGGCGCATCAAGGCGTGCCGGAACCCCCCGTGCCATTTCGGCTTCTTCGACCGCACCCGCAACGGGGGAGGGCTGTACTGCAGTACCGGCTGCGGCTCCCAGGTGTCCATGCGCAAACACCGCCAGCGGCAGCGCCACGGCAGTGGTGCGCCGTCCGAGGCGTGAGAGCGCCGGGCACACCTCGCCCGTCGCCCGATCGGTTCAACGCCCGGCACGGAACCGAACCGCCTCCGCCCGGCGGCCCGGTCGGTCCTGGACGTTCGCGCGGGGCGGCGGGTCTGGCATGATCGGTGGGCCCGCACCGCCGGTGGACGGCGGTGGAGAGCGGTGGAGAGCAGAGAGGGCACCCCGAGGACCGATGACCGCCCAGCCCGCCGGCGACGCGCACCCCGACCTGCGCGAGCCCGCCCTGCGCTCGCCCGCCGTCCGTGCCCCGCAGCAGGACCGCAGCCGCGCCACCCGCCGCCGGCTGCTGGAGGCGGCCGTCGAGTGCCTGGCCGAACTCGGCTGGCAGGGCAGCACGGTGGCGGTGGTGGCGGAACGGGCCGGGGTCACCCGCGGCGCGGCCCAGCACCACTTCCCGACCCGCGAGGACCTCTTCACCGCCGCCGTCGAGCACGTCGCGGCCGAGCGCCTGGCGGCCGTCCGGGCGGACGGCGAGGCGCTGCCGCGAGCCGGCGCGGCACGCACCGAGGCCGTGGTGGGGATGATCGTCCGGCTGTACACCGGGCCGCTGTTCCGGGCCGCCCTGCACCTGTGGGTGACGGCGGCCACCGAGGAGCCGCTGCGCGAGCGGATCCTGTCCCTGGAGAACCACATCGGCCGCGAGGCGCACCGGGCGGCCGTGGAGTTCCTCGGGGTGGACGAGTCGGCCCAGGGCGTCCGCGAGACCGTCCAGGCCACCCTGGACATGGCCCGCGGCCTGGGCCTCGCCAACCTGCTCACGGACGACGGCCCCCGGCGGGCCGGCATCGTCCGCCAGTGGGCCCGCGTCCTGGACGCCACCCTCGGCGCCGAGGCCGCCCGCCACCCCTGACGGTCGGTTCCCACCACGTCCCGGCGCCTTCGCACCGCCGAGCCGGCTCGCCCCCCGGACCGCCGCCGTGCAACCTGGTGGGAGCCGGGTTCGGCCCGGGCCCCACCGGGAAGGTGTACGGGTGGTTACCTGATCATGCACGGATTCGAGCAGACCGCACCGGACGGCGCCGACCGCGACGCGGCGGGCGCCGCTTCGGCGCGCCTGTCCGGCCACCGCCTGGTCCCGCTGGCCACCGCCCTGGTCCAGGGCGATGGCCGCATCCTGCACTGGAGCGAGGAGGCCGAGACCCTCACCGGCTACCCGGCCGACCAGGCGATCGGCTCGTACGCCGTGCACCTGCTGGCCCCGGAGAGCCAGCGCGGCAAGGTGCTGGCGCTGTTCGAGGAGATCATGGCCGGCCCGGGATGGACCGGCGTGTACCCGATCCGGCACCGCGACGGCCACCTGGTGGAGCTGGAGTTCCACACGTACCCGATCGCCGGTCCCGGCGGCCGCCCGCTGCTGCTGGCCACCGCCTCCGACGTGCGGTCGCTGCGCCAGGTGGAGGCCGACCTGGCGGTGCTGGACGGCTTCTTCACCCAGTCGCCGATCGGCATGGCCGTGTACGACGCCGAGCTGCGGTTCGTCCGGCTGAACGGCGCGCTGGCGCAGATCAACGGCGTGCCGGTGGCCGACCACCTGGGACGCCGGGTGAGCAGCGTGCTGCCCGGCATCAACAGCACCGAGATCGAGGCGGTGATGCGGCAGGTGCTCAGCACCGGGAAGCCGGTGGTGGACGCCCGCTCGCACGGCCGCACCCCCGGCGACCCGCGCCGCGACCGGGCCTGGTCGGCCTCGTACTTCCGGCTGGAGGACTCCGCCGGCCGGGTGCTGGGCGTCAGCTCCTCGATCATCGACGTCACCGAGCGGTTCCGCGCCGAGGCCCGGGCCGCCCGCGCCCAGGAGCGCCTCGCCCTGCTGGCCGCGGCCACCGCCCGGATCGGCACCACCCTCGACCTGCAGCGCACCGCCGAGGAGCTGATCGAGGCGGTCATCCCGCGGTTCGCCGACTTCGCGACCGTGGACCTGCTGGAGCCGGTGCTGCGCGGCGAGGAGCCGTCGCCGATCCAGCCGGACACCGGGGTGCACCTGCGGGCGGTGGCGGTCGGCGAGGCGTACGAGTCGGGGCTGACCAGTGTGGCCGACGCGGTCGGGCTCACCTCGGAGTACGACGCGCGCCGGATCTACACCCAGTGCCTGCGCAGCGGCCGCCCGCTGCTGAAGCCGCAGGTGGACGAGGAGGTGCTGCGCGGTCTCGTCCCGTCGCCCGATCGTGTGGCACCGGGGGTGTCGGCCGGGATCCACTCCTATCTGATGGTTCCGGTGGTGGCCCGCGGCATGGTGCTGGGCGGCGCCGAGTTCGTCCGCACCCGCAACCCGGAGTCGTTCACCGCCGCGGACGTCGCCCTCGCCGAGGAACTGGTCGCCCGGGCGGCGCTCGCCATCGACAACGCCCGGCTGTACCGCCGCGAGCGGGAGACCGCGCTGACCCTGCAGCGCAGCATGCTGCCGCAGGAGATCCACCGCACCCTCGGCCTGGAGATCGCCCACCGGTACCTGCCGAGCAGCCTGGTCAGCGAGGTCGGCGGCGACTGGTTCGACGTGGTGCCGCTCTCCTGCGGGCGGGTCGCCCTGGTGGTCGGCGACGTGATGGGCCACGGCATCCGGGCCGCCGCCACCATGGGCCAGCTGCGGACGGTGGCCCGCACCCTGGCCACCCTGGACCTGCCGCCCGAGCAGGTGCTCACCCGGTTGGACGAAACCGCCTCGGCGATCGGCGAGGGCCAGTTCGCCACCTGCATCTGCGCGGTCTACGACCCGGTGGACGGCGCCTGTACGGTCGCCTCGGCCGGCCACCTCCCGCCGGTGTACGTCGCCCCCGACGGCCGGACCGGCACCGTGGACCTGCCGCCCGGGGTACCGCTGGGCGTCGGCGGATCGGCCTTCCACAGCGTGGAGACCGTGCTGCCGCCGGGCACCCTGTTCGCCCTCTACACCGACGGCCTGATCGAGCGCCGCGACCGCGACATCGACGACGGCATCGACCTGCTCGCCCGGACCCTCTCCGCCCCCGGCCGGACCCTGGAGGAGAGCTGCGACGCGGTGCTCTCGACCCTGGTCACCGACGGGACGGACGACGACATCGCCATGATCATGGCCCGGGTGCTGCCCATCCCGGCCGACCGGATCGCCACCCTCCACCTGGCCGGCGAGGGCCCGCAGCCGTCCCGGGCCCGCCGCTTCACCCGGGAGACCCTGGAGGCCTGGGAGCTGACCGCGCTGGTCGACTACGCCGAGCTGATGGTCAGCGAGCTGGTCACCAACGCCCTGCTGCACGCCGACGCCCCGCGCCGGCTGCGGCTGTTCCGCGACCGGGTGCTCACCCTGGAGGTCGCCGACGCGGGCAGCCAGTCGCCGCGGCTGCGCTCCTCCGCCGAGGAGGACGAGGGCGGCCGCGGCATCCACCTGGTCTCCGAACTCGCCCACCGCTGGGGCACCCGGACCACCCGGGAGGGCAAGGTCGTCTGGGCCGAGATCGAACTCCCGTACCGATCGGGGTCCGGTACTGTGCTCTGATCGGCAAACGGGGAGGGGCACATGGAGCGGCAGGTCGAAGTGGTGGAGCCCGGCGCGGGCTGGGGGCCGGCGCCGGGCCTCCCGCACCTCCCCGGACAGGCACCGCACCAGGCCTTCCAGCAGAGCCTGTGGGCCTACGCGGTCGGGCAGTTCCGGCTCGCCGCCGGCATCCGGGTCCCGCTGACCGACCTCGCCGCCCGGCTGCGCCTGACCGTCGAGCAGGGCTGGGACGACCCGGACGTCGTCGACGCCGCGATGTTCCGCATCCGGCGGGTGGACTTCGCGCTGAGCGGCCGGCACGGGGACACCGTCGGCGAGACCTGGGTGTGGATCTGGCGCACCGAGCCGGACGTCGAGGCCGCCCTCGACCTGCTGCTGGACTCCCTCGGCCTCGGCCCGGACGCCGTCTACTTCCGCGGCGACCCCGAGGTGGGCTTCACCTACTTCCCGTAGACCGCTACGTCCAGACCGCCACGTCCCCTGAACCGGGCCCGCCGGCCCTCCCGGCCGTTCCCCTTCTCCCGATTCTCCCGAGGAGCCCCCCGCCCGTGCCCGCCGCCGACCCCGACCGGCTCCCGGTCTTCGTGTACGGGACGCTCCGGCCCGGCGGGCGCAACCACCGCGCCCACCTGGCCGGGCGGACCACCGCCGTCCGGCCGGGCACCCTGCCCGGCGCGGCCCTGCACGACGGCCCGGGCTACCCCTACCTGGTCGCCTGCCCGGGCCGCAGCGTGCACGGCGAGCTGGTGACCCTCGACCCGGCCCGGTACGCCGAGGTGCTGGCCGCCCTCGACCACCTGGAGGACTGCCGGCCGGACGGCTCGGGGGAGTACGTCCGGCGCCGGCTGGAGGTCACCGGCGCCGGCGGCGAGCCGGAGCCCGCCTGGGTCTACCTCGCCGGGGCGGCGGTGGAGGCCGCGCTGCGCGAGCGCCCCGCGCTGATCGCGTCGGGGGACTGGCTGCGGCGCTGACCGGGCGGTCAGACCCCGGTCGTGGCCTCCACCCTGCCGTCCTTGATCGCGGTGAGCAGCGCGGCGTGGTCCAGCGCGGTCTGCTCGGCGTAGCGGACCGAGAAGTCCGCCACGGCCTGCTCGAAGGAGTCGGAGGTGCCGAGGTAGCCGGCGATGGCGATCCGGTCGCCGGAGCGGGCGTGGGCACGGGCCAGGGCCAGGCCGCAGAGCCGGGCGTACTGGAGCAGCAGCGGGGCGGTGATCCGCTCCATGTCCACCGCGCCCTTCCAGTCGCGCAGCTGCCGCCCGTAGAAGTGCCGGCCGAGCGGGCCCGCGGTCCAGCCGAGGAAGATGTCGCTGGCGGCCTGCATCAGACGCTGGCCGTTCACCACCCGCTGCCCGTGGTTGGGGTACGCGCTGACCGGCAGGTAGTCCTCCAGGACGGACCGGGTCGCCTCCTTGACCTGCAGGAACAGCGGCTCGCCGGAGGACAGCCCCTCCAGCAGCACGATGTAGCAGCGGGTGCCGACGCTGCCGACGCCGACCACCTTGCGGGCCAGGTCGATGAACCGGAACCGGTCCAGCAGCGCCCGGCGGTCGTCCGGGAGGGAGCCGCGGTAGTCCGAGTACACCTTGCTGACCGCCTGGCCGACCGGGACGTCCAGCGGTTGGATCAGCGGCGGGTCGGAGATGATCCGCAGCCGGCCGTCCCGGGTCTCGGTGAGCTTGGTGAACGCCTGCATGCTGGTGCGGCGGCGGGCCTTGGCGAGCCCGGCCTCCAGCCGCTCGCGCTGCTTGGGGTGCTCCACCAGCGGGATCATCTCCGCCGAGTCGATCCGCTGGTACCAGACCTCCAGCTCGCCCAGCTCGGCGAACCGGCGCATCGAGGCGCGGTAGGCGGCGGCCGAGGCGAGCGCGGTCTCCCGGGCGGCCTTCCGGCCGAAGTCCCGGTCCAGCGCGGCCACCGCCGTACTGGCCGCGAGCCGCTTGACGTCCCACTCGAACGGGCCGGGCAGGGTCTCGTCGAAGTCGTTCAGGTCGAACAGCAGCGCCCGCTCCGGCGAGCCGAACACCCCGAAGTTCAGCAGGTGCGCGTCCCCGCAGAGCTGCACGGTCAGGCCGGTGGCGGGGACGGCGGCCAGGTCGGCGGTCATCACCGCGGCCGAGCCGCGCAGGAAGGCGAACCCGGAGGCCGACATCCGCCCGTAGCGGATCGGCAGCAGCTCCTGCACCCGGTCCTCGCCCTGGCGCTCCAGCAGGGAGACCGGGTCGGGCCGGTCCGCACCCGGGATCCACTGCCCGTGCGAGGAGCGGGGCACACGCTTGCGCACGGCCCGGCCCTGGCGGTACCGCTCGGTGGGGTTCACCATCTCAGCCTCCTGGGGCGATGCTTCCGGTCTGCTTCCGGTCCGGTTCGGATCTGTTCAGCGGCGGCGGGCGGCGGCGAGTTGGCGGAGGAACAGCCCCGCCACCCGGGCCGTCCGCGCCAGCTCGGCGGGGTCGACGCCCTCCTCGGGCCCCGGATCCCCGGGGGACGGCCGGGCCAGGCCGGTCAGCAGCACCTCGGTCCCCGGGTACGTCGCCGTGAGGGCGCCGAACGCTTCGAGCACACCGTCCGGCTCGACCGGGCCCGGCGGCCGCCCGTACACCTCCTGGACGGCCTTGTCGTACGCCGTCGCCCCCCACCCGCCGGCGACGGCCGCCAGGAACGGCGGCCCAGGAGCCCGGGCCCCGGCCCGGACGGGCCCGGGTGCGGCGGCCAGCAGCACGGCCGCGTGCAGCTCGTCGGCGTGCCGGCCGACGTACTCCGCCAGCCCGCCGCCGCCCGCCTCCCGCGCGCCCTCGGCGAGGAACTTCACGCCCACCGGCAGTGCCTCGCCCAGCGCCCGCAGCACCGTCAGGTGCAGCACGGCCGCCCCCTTGCCGCCCGCCGCACCGCGCCCGTACCAGCCACCCCGGCGCTCGGTCAGCCGGAACGGCGGCCGGCTCCAGGACGCGGCGTCGGGCACCGGCGGGACGTCGTAGTGGCAGACCAGCAGGACCGTCGGCGCACCGGGCGGCGGCGGCCGGTGGCCGAGCACCGCGAAGCTGCCGTCCGCGGTCTCCGCCAGGTGCACGTCCCGCAGCCCGGCCTCGGCGAACGCCGACGCCACCCACGCCGCCGCCTGCCGGCATGCCGCCGACGGGGGCCGGTCCGGCTCGGCGACCGACGGCAGCGCCAGCAGCTCGGCCAGGTCGGCCCGGGCGCGCGGCATCAGCGCGGAGATCTCACGGACGAGCTCGTCGGTCATGACGGGGTGTGCTCCTCGCGGGGCGGGCACGGGGGCTGCCCCTCCAGCCTCGGTGTGCCGCCGCCGGCCCGCACCCCCACTCACCGGAACGGCTCAACGGGCGGACCCGGGGCGGCCACCGCCCCGGAACCGGCCCGCCCCCGGCGGGGGATGCCCGGCCACCGCCGGGGGAAGATGGACCCGTGCCCGAAGGTGACACCGTCTACCGCACCGCCGTCCAGCTGCACGAGGCCCTGGCCGGCCGGCCGCTGACCACCTTCGACCTACGCGTGCCCGCCCACGCCACCGCCGACCTGACCGGCCGGCAGGTGCTGGAGGTGGTGCCGCGCGGCAAACACCTGATGACCCGGATCGAGGGCGGCCTGACCCTCCACACCCACCTGCGGATGGACGGCCGCTGGGCGGTCTACCGCACCGGCGAACGCTGGCGCGGCGGGCCGGAGTTCCAGGTCCGCGCCGTCCTCGGCACCGAGCGGCACACCGCCGTCGGCTACCGCCTCCCGGTGGTGGAACTGCTGCACACCGCCGAGGAGGCCCGGGCGGTCGGCCACCTCGGCCCCGACCTGCTCGGCCCCGACTGGGACCCGGCGGAGGCCGCCCGCCGCCTGCTCACCGACCCCGACCGCCCGCTCGCCGCGGCCCTGCTCGACCAGCGCAACCTCGCCGGGATCGGCAACGTGTACGCCAACGAGCTGTGCTTCCTCGCCGCCGTCACCCCCTGGACCCCGGTCGGAACCGTCACCGTCCTCGACCGGCTGCTCGCCCGCGCCCACCAGCTGCTCGACGCCAACAAGCTGCGCCCCGGGCACCCCACCACCGGCACCACCGTCCCCGGCCGGGAGAACTGGGTGTACGGCCGCGCCCGCCGGCCCTGCGCCCGCTGCGGTACGACGGTCCGCTCGTCGAGCCACGCGGAGGACCGGCCGGCGTACTGGTGCCCGCGCTGCCAGCACGGGCCGGCGCCGACCGGGCGCTGAGGCCGCATCCGGACCGGGGGAGGGGTCAGCCGGTGGCGGCGGAGCCGTCGCCGCCGATGGCGTGGCCCATGATCACCAGCAGCACCCCGATCAGCAGCAGCCCGGCGACGATCAGCGCGATTCTCCCGGCACCGCCCACGACACCCTCCTCGTTCCGCAGGCAGCCTGCCCGCCGGGGGCGCGGGTCACGCCGCTCCGCGGCTCGCCGGCCGCGGCTCGCAGGTCAGCGCTCGACCAGGGCGGGCCGGCGCGGGTCGTCCACCTTCACGGTCAGGTCGGCGAGCGCGCCCGGGTCGGTCTCCTCGGCGTAGCGGGCGAACGCGGGCAGCGTCCAGTGCTCCTCCGCCGGGGTGCGGCGGGCCAGCGCCGCCCCGCCGAGCGCCAGGTGCACGGTCAGCTCGAACGGCAGCCACCGCCCGAGCAGCAGGGCGCCGTCCAGCAGCAGGACCCCGCGCGGAGGCAGCTCGGTGTACGGCGCCCGGGTCGCCCGGTCCGTGGCCGCGTCCCACAGCGAGGGCAGCACCCGGCCGGTGCCGCCCGGCTCCAGCGGGTCGAGCACCTCGCGCTGCAGGGCGCCGTCGTCCAGCCACAGATCGTGGAACGCGTCCGCGTCCTGCTTGCCGTACTCCAGCCGCACCGACGCGGGCCGCAGGAAGTCGGCGGCCGACACCCGCAGCACCGGGCGGCCGCGCAGCCGCAGCGGCTCGACCAGCGCGTCCGCCAGGTCGCCGGGCCGGGCCGCGGGGGCGCCGTCCACGGCGATCCGCAGCCGCCGCCCGTCCTCGGCGGGCAGGCCGGCGATCCGGTCGGCCAGCAGCTCGGCGAGCCGTTCGGGGGAGATCGGTGTCATCCGCACCCTGGGATCCACTCCTGTCAACAAGTCGACTATATTGCGGCCCATCTGAGGACCGTTCACCGCCGCGGCCACCGCCGCCACCGGCCACAGCGCCGGTCAATCATCGGAGGGCCCGCCTTGCCCCGTCTCACACTCACCGAGGTCGACGCCCTCGCCGCCCGCGCGCACGCCGGCCAGGTGGACAAGATCGGCGTCCCGTACGTGGAGCACGTCCGGGCCGTGGCCGCCGCCCTGGCGCCGTTCGGCACCGGTCTGCAGATGGCCGGGCTGCTGCACGACGTCCTGGAGGACACCGAGCTGACCGCGGAGGACCTGCTGCGCGCGGGCGTCCCCTCGGCCGTGGTGGCGACCGTCCGGGCGGTCACCAAGGCGCCCGGCGCCGACTACACCGCCATGCTCCACGCGATCACCGCCGACCACTCCGCCACCCTCCTCAAGATCGCCGACAACGCCCACAACTCCCGCCCCGACCGCGCCGCCCGCCTCGCCGAGGAGCAGCGCCACCGCCTCGCCGAGCGCTACCGCGCCGCCCGGGCCGTCCTGTGGCCCGCCGCGAGCCCCGCCGACGTCCGCGCCATCGTGGCGACCGCCAACCCCGCGCTGCTCGCCGAGCTCGCCGAGTAGGCCCGCC
The window above is part of the Kitasatospora sp. HUAS MG31 genome. Proteins encoded here:
- a CDS encoding gamma-glutamylcyclotransferase family protein; translation: MPAADPDRLPVFVYGTLRPGGRNHRAHLAGRTTAVRPGTLPGAALHDGPGYPYLVACPGRSVHGELVTLDPARYAEVLAALDHLEDCRPDGSGEYVRRRLEVTGAGGEPEPAWVYLAGAAVEAALRERPALIASGDWLRR
- a CDS encoding M20/M25/M40 family metallo-hydrolase, whose protein sequence is MTDELVREISALMPRARADLAELLALPSVAEPDRPPSAACRQAAAWVASAFAEAGLRDVHLAETADGSFAVLGHRPPPPGAPTVLLVCHYDVPPVPDAASWSRPPFRLTERRGGWYGRGAAGGKGAAVLHLTVLRALGEALPVGVKFLAEGAREAGGGGLAEYVGRHADELHAAVLLAAAPGPVRAGARAPGPPFLAAVAGGWGATAYDKAVQEVYGRPPGPVEPDGVLEAFGALTATYPGTEVLLTGLARPSPGDPGPEEGVDPAELARTARVAGLFLRQLAAARRR
- a CDS encoding SDR family NAD(P)-dependent oxidoreductase; the protein is MNEASNQQTRPRTWLITGATSGIGRELTLQALENGDTVSALARDTSPLDDLAHTHGERLLPIQADVRDERAVRDAVEGTLARFGRIDVVANNAGYGLFGAVEEASDTQVRAVFDTNVFGVLNVLRATLPVLRAQRSGHVLQGSSVYGQSAHPGVGLLAATKYAVEGLSDALAAEVAPLGIKVTIIQPGMTATPFLANLDVADGLGDYDQTVREVQKAIGELPASAFSAAARIAAGIRTAVDSPNPPLRLALGASSVTGMRPALEARIADLDGWQRVTDAVDS
- a CDS encoding uridine kinase; the encoded protein is MRMTPISPERLAELLADRIAGLPAEDGRRLRIAVDGAPAARPGDLADALVEPLRLRGRPVLRVSAADFLRPASVRLEYGKQDADAFHDLWLDDGALQREVLDPLEPGGTGRVLPSLWDAATDRATRAPYTELPPRGVLLLDGALLLGRWLPFELTVHLALGGAALARRTPAEEHWTLPAFARYAEETDPGALADLTVKVDDPRRPALVER
- a CDS encoding DUF2252 domain-containing protein, encoding MVNPTERYRQGRAVRKRVPRSSHGQWIPGADRPDPVSLLERQGEDRVQELLPIRYGRMSASGFAFLRGSAAVMTADLAAVPATGLTVQLCGDAHLLNFGVFGSPERALLFDLNDFDETLPGPFEWDVKRLAASTAVAALDRDFGRKAARETALASAAAYRASMRRFAELGELEVWYQRIDSAEMIPLVEHPKQRERLEAGLAKARRRTSMQAFTKLTETRDGRLRIISDPPLIQPLDVPVGQAVSKVYSDYRGSLPDDRRALLDRFRFIDLARKVVGVGSVGTRCYIVLLEGLSSGEPLFLQVKEATRSVLEDYLPVSAYPNHGQRVVNGQRLMQAASDIFLGWTAGPLGRHFYGRQLRDWKGAVDMERITAPLLLQYARLCGLALARAHARSGDRIAIAGYLGTSDSFEQAVADFSVRYAEQTALDHAALLTAIKDGRVEATTGV
- a CDS encoding SpoIIE family protein phosphatase, which produces MHGFEQTAPDGADRDAAGAASARLSGHRLVPLATALVQGDGRILHWSEEAETLTGYPADQAIGSYAVHLLAPESQRGKVLALFEEIMAGPGWTGVYPIRHRDGHLVELEFHTYPIAGPGGRPLLLATASDVRSLRQVEADLAVLDGFFTQSPIGMAVYDAELRFVRLNGALAQINGVPVADHLGRRVSSVLPGINSTEIEAVMRQVLSTGKPVVDARSHGRTPGDPRRDRAWSASYFRLEDSAGRVLGVSSSIIDVTERFRAEARAARAQERLALLAAATARIGTTLDLQRTAEELIEAVIPRFADFATVDLLEPVLRGEEPSPIQPDTGVHLRAVAVGEAYESGLTSVADAVGLTSEYDARRIYTQCLRSGRPLLKPQVDEEVLRGLVPSPDRVAPGVSAGIHSYLMVPVVARGMVLGGAEFVRTRNPESFTAADVALAEELVARAALAIDNARLYRRERETALTLQRSMLPQEIHRTLGLEIAHRYLPSSLVSEVGGDWFDVVPLSCGRVALVVGDVMGHGIRAAATMGQLRTVARTLATLDLPPEQVLTRLDETASAIGEGQFATCICAVYDPVDGACTVASAGHLPPVYVAPDGRTGTVDLPPGVPLGVGGSAFHSVETVLPPGTLFALYTDGLIERRDRDIDDGIDLLARTLSAPGRTLEESCDAVLSTLVTDGTDDDIAMIMARVLPIPADRIATLHLAGEGPQPSRARRFTRETLEAWELTALVDYAELMVSELVTNALLHADAPRRLRLFRDRVLTLEVADAGSQSPRLRSSAEEDEGGRGIHLVSELAHRWGTRTTREGKVVWAEIELPYRSGSGTVL
- a CDS encoding Fpg/Nei family DNA glycosylase, whose translation is MPEGDTVYRTAVQLHEALAGRPLTTFDLRVPAHATADLTGRQVLEVVPRGKHLMTRIEGGLTLHTHLRMDGRWAVYRTGERWRGGPEFQVRAVLGTERHTAVGYRLPVVELLHTAEEARAVGHLGPDLLGPDWDPAEAARRLLTDPDRPLAAALLDQRNLAGIGNVYANELCFLAAVTPWTPVGTVTVLDRLLARAHQLLDANKLRPGHPTTGTTVPGRENWVYGRARRPCARCGTTVRSSSHAEDRPAYWCPRCQHGPAPTGR
- a CDS encoding TetR/AcrR family transcriptional regulator — its product is MTAQPAGDAHPDLREPALRSPAVRAPQQDRSRATRRRLLEAAVECLAELGWQGSTVAVVAERAGVTRGAAQHHFPTREDLFTAAVEHVAAERLAAVRADGEALPRAGAARTEAVVGMIVRLYTGPLFRAALHLWVTAATEEPLRERILSLENHIGREAHRAAVEFLGVDESAQGVRETVQATLDMARGLGLANLLTDDGPRRAGIVRQWARVLDATLGAEAARHP
- a CDS encoding HD domain-containing protein, which codes for MPRLTLTEVDALAARAHAGQVDKIGVPYVEHVRAVAAALAPFGTGLQMAGLLHDVLEDTELTAEDLLRAGVPSAVVATVRAVTKAPGADYTAMLHAITADHSATLLKIADNAHNSRPDRAARLAEEQRHRLAERYRAARAVLWPAASPADVRAIVATANPALLAELAE
- a CDS encoding CGNR zinc finger domain-containing protein; protein product: MVTAAAGSPKPSPRTVTPTVETVLAFVNTRADGSGRRELFGDGDSFAAWLAERDEFGGETVATDADAAVARELRDALVTVLLAHSGDEESLGEPLLRAERHLRRVGALYPLAPVVTAGGVELASPQAGVPRVFGTVLAAVTTFAQTSEWGRIKACRNPPCHFGFFDRTRNGGGLYCSTGCGSQVSMRKHRQRQRHGSGAPSEA